Genomic window ([Empedobacter] haloabium):
CAGCTCGCATACTGGCGCGGCAGCCAGCCGGCCGGCTGCTCGTCCAGCAGACGCGCCACCACCTCCGGCCAGCGCCGTTCGGCGGCCGACGCGCCGGCGCCGCCGGCCAGTTCCTGCATGCGCACATTGGCGCCGCCATACAGCAGCTCGTACAGCGACCACATGAAGCCACGCGCGAGGCGGTAGCCGGCCGAGTCGGGACTGGCGCGGCCGCTCCAGTTCTCGCGCAGCAGGCGTGCCGCCTCCGCCCGTTTCGGCTGGCCCGCCAGCGCGGCCTGGTCCAGCACGGCGAGCGCACGCTCGCGCCAGCCGGCCATGAACAGCGCGCGGTCGTCCAGCATGACGCCATAGACGGCCCGTTCGTCCGTGCGCGGCCCCAGCGCCGCCAGTGCGTCGCGCGCCTGGCGCGTGCGCGCGCCCAGGTCGAAGCCGCCGTCGCCGATCAGCGCGGCGCCCGGCCCCGCCAACTGGCGGCTGTTGGCCGTGACCAGCTGGCCGCCGGGCGGATTGATCACGCGCGGATACTCGGGTGGCGTCAGCCAGCCGCGCCAGGATGCGGCGCCGTCGGCCAGCGGGACCGTGGCGTCGCCCGCGTCGGCGCGGCGCGGCAGCGGCCCGGCGATGGTCCAGCCGATATTGCCGGCGGCATCGCCGGCCACGAAGTTCTGCGCCGGGATGCCGGCGGTGGCGGCAATCGCCAGCGCTTCGTCCAGCGTATTGGCCCCTTCCAGGCGGCGCAAATTGACGTTGACCAGCGCCGTCTCGTGGGCGATCCAGTGCACCGCGTAGGTGCGCCCGCCCGCCTCCATCAACGGTCCCAGCGAGGTGTCGCGCACCTTCAGCGTCTCGGCCGGCGCATCCTTGACCAGGATGGTTTCGGCGTGTTCGGTGATCTTCTCCCACTGGCCGTCCAGGCGGACCTGGCCGGGATGGGCGGCGTCCAGCTGCGCCGCCACCAGGTCCTGGTAGTCGCCATAGCTGTTGGTGAACGACCAGGCCACGTGGCCGTTGCTGCCGACGATGATGAACGGTGCGCCCGGCAGGCTGACACCCACGAGGCGACGGGTGCTGCCGTTGCCGTCCGGGACCTGCAACTGCGCGCGGTACCAGGTGTTGGGCAGCTTGATCCCCAGGTGCATGTCGTCCGAGACGATGGCGCCGCCGCCCTGGCTGCGGCCACCGGCCACGGCCCAGTTGTTGCTGCCGATCGAAGACATCATGTCGTCCAGCGCCAGCAGCGCCGGATCGGCCGGCGCGGCCTGCCCCCACCAGGCCGGCGCCCGTTCCGGCAGCGGCGCCTTGGCCACGGCGATGTCGGCGGCATCGAGCGGCGCATCCCAGCGGCTCGCCGTCGGCAGCAGGAACGCCAGTTGCGCCGCATCGGTGTTCTCGCGCAGCCAACCGCGCGACAGCTCGCGCGCGGTCGCATTGCCCTGCAGGTCCAGGTACATGGCGAAGATCGCCAGCAGCGTGTCATGGGCCGACCAGGCGCGCGGCTGCATGCGCAGCAGGCCGTATTCGAAAGGCCGCGTGCCCAGCGCATTCAGGCCGTCGTTGACACCGGCCGTGTAGCGCTCCAGCAGCTGGCGCTCCGGCGCCGGCAGGTTCAGGAAGGCGCTGGCGGCACGGGCGCGGAAGCGGTGCAGCCGGTTTGCGCGGTCCAGCGGCAGCGCCTTGGGGCCGAACAGTTCCGCCAGTTCGCCGGCCGCCACCCGGCGCAGCAGGTCCATCTGGAAGAAGCGGTCCTGCGCGTGCACGAAGCCGGTGGCATAGGCCACGTCCTCGCGGTGGTTGCCGGCGATCGAGGGCACGCCGCGCGCGTCGCGCGTGACGCTGACGGCGCCGTGCAGGCCAGGGACAGTGCGGCGGCCGTCCAGCAGCGGCAGGCTGCCGCGCAGGAAGTACCATGCCGTCAGGAAGACCAGCGCCAGCAGCAGCGCCAAGCCGATCACGATCCGCTTGGCCCAGCGGCGCGCGTTACCCCCGGCGTTCCCCATCCCCCATCTCCGCATTGTTGACATGCGGCGCATCTTGCCAGAAATCCAACGGGAGCGGAGCAAAAAAAGTGTAAGCTGGCGCGCCCGAGATGCCTGGAGTAAAGTACCATCATCCACGATCAACCGCGGCCGGCGCGCCGCCCGTGACTTTCATGCTGACACCCTCGCTCCCGGACAACGAAGGCGCCCGCCTGGCCGCGCTGCACACCCTGCTGTTGCTGGACACCCCGCCGGAACAGCGCTTCAACCAGATCGTCGAATTCGCCGCGCGCGAGTACCGCGTTCCGATCGCCCTGATCACCCTGCTCGATGCCGACCGCCAGTGGTTCAAGGCCAGCGTGGGCATGGGGGGCACCTGCCAGACCAGCCGCGACATCTCGTTCTGCGGCCACACGATCCTGCGCAGCGAGATCATGGTGGTACCGGATGCGAAGGCGGACCCGCGCTTCCACGACAACCCGCTGGTGGACGGTCCGCCGCACATCCGCTTCTACGCCGGCGCGCCCCTGATCCTGTCGTCCGGCTACGCGCTGGGCAGCCTGTGCATCATCGACACCCGGCCGCGCGATCCCGCCACGCTGGACTTGTCGATGCTGGCCATGCTGCGCCACCTGGTGATGCGCCAGCTCGAACCGCTGGCCGCCGCCGGCGACGTCGAGGCGGCGCTGGCCAGGCGCGTTTACACCGGCTCCGCGCCCGACCAGTCCCGCGACAGCTGAGGCCGTGTCTCACGGCGGGGTCAGTCACCAAAACGGGACACGGCCTCAGCGGGTCACCCAGCGCAGCGGCAGCGCCCCGCCGCGCCAGACGATGCGCCGCGGCGTGAAGCGCCACAGCCGCTCGGCGCCCGGCAGCGCGGCATCGTCCAGGATCACTTGCGCGTCGCCGCTCAGCTGCAGCAGGTCGCCGCGCGCGAAGTCGACGAAGACCAGTCCCGCGCGGCCGTTCAGCAGCAGGTTGCCCAGGGTGTTGAAGAAGCGGTTGCCCGGATAGTCCGGCACCGTCAGCGTGCCGTCCGCCGCCACCTGTACGAAGCCGGGCGCGCCGCCCCGGTGCGACACGTCCACGCGCCGGCCCGCCGCGGTGTCGGCATAGCTGGCCACGAACAGCGTGGCCGCCGCCCCGATCAGGTCCCGTTCGCGCGCGCCCAGCCCGCCCAGCTCCCGCGCCGGTGCCGGGTCGGCGGGTGTCGCCACCCAATCGCGCACCGTTATATATTGGGGACAGTTGCCGAACGATTCCGCCACGTCCAGCTCGAAGCCGCCTGCCACCGCGCGCAGCGTGCCGTTGACGCGGTTGCGCCGGCGCGTGTGCAGCTCGATGCCCAGCAGGCCGACGGCGGCGCCGTCGCGGATGCCGGCCTGCGCCGGATCGTCCGCCTCGGCCGCCAGCGCGATCCGCAGGATGCGCGGCTCGGGCGACACCAGGAAGCCGGGCGCGCCGGCGCGCAACGTGGCCCAGGCGTCGCCGGCCGCGTCCACGCTGCCCGCCACCACGAACGGCAGCTGGGCGAAGAAGTCGCGGTGCTGGTCCGGCATGTAGGGTCGCACGACCTTGCGCCCCACTTCGTCCATGCGCTGTTCCAGCCCGACGCTGCGCTGCAGCGCGCGCTCGCCGTCGTGCCACGGCGATGGCAGGGTGCCGTCCATGGCTAGGCCGCCAGCCCGACGGGCGTACTGGCGAACGGCGCGAAGCCCGGCAGCGCTTCCACCCGCGCCAGCCAGGCGCGCACGTTCGGGTACGGCGCCAGGTCGACATTGCCTTCGGGCGCGCGGGCCGCATAGCTGTACAGCGAGATGTCGGCGATCGTCGGCGTCTCCAGCGCCAGCCACGCGCGCCCCTCCAGCTGCGCCTCCATCAGCGCCAGGATGCGGTGGGCGCGCGCCACCAGCGGCGCCATGTCGTCGCCACGGCCGAACAGCTGGACGATGCGCGCGGCGGCCATGCCGAACGCCACCTCGCCCGCGGCCACGGACAGCCAGCGCTGCACCGCCGCTTCCTGCAACGGCGTGGCCGGCAACCACTGCGGCGCATAGCGGCGGGCGAGATATACCAGGATCGCGTTCGAGTCGGCGATCACGTGGCCGCCGTCCTGCAGGACCGGGATCTGGCCGAACGGGTTGAGCGCCAGGAACGGCGCCCCTTTCTGCTCGGCACGCGTCAGGTCCACGTGCACCAGCTCGTGCGGCAGGTTCAGGATGGACAGGAAGTTGTGCACGCGATGCGCGTGGCCTGAGATCGGATGGTAGTGCAGTTTCATGGCAGCTCCTCGTTGGTGGACGGTGCAGCCATTGTCGGCAAATCGCACAGCGAACGGAATCTACACCGTCGGCAATTCATTCTTCCGATGGACGCAATAATGGCCGGATATCATGACGGTAATGTTGGCACTATCTAGAGGAGTTGCACTAGCGCAATACAACACTGTCCAGGACGAACGTACGCTACCATCGGCTCCTGTCACCACCTACCCATGACGGCACCATGGCCCTGCCCCAACCATCCCGAGACGATCGCCAGGCCGAGCGGCGCATCGTGCGCGTACGAGCGGCTGTCACGGTCGCCGGTTCCGATGTCGTGTACGCCGTTCGCACCGAGAACGCCAGTTGCGAAGGCCTGGCGATCCGCATGCCGCACGCGCTGCCCGTGCGGACGAAACTCGACGTCCACTTCGCCGTCTTTGCCGACCACCGCCAGGTCGCCATCACGGCCAGCGGCGTGGTCGTGCACACGCTGCTGAGCGGCGATTCATGGCTGACGGGCCTGTCGATCACGGCGATTCCGGATGACCAGCGCAGGTTCCTGGCGGAGTATTGCGCCGGGCGGCGCTAGGAAAAACGCCGGGGCTTACTTCACGTCGAGCAGCTCGACCTCGAAAATCAGGTTGGCGTTGGGCGGAATCGGTCCGGCGCCGCTGGCGCCGTAACCCATCGCCGCCGGCACGATCAGCGTGCGCTTGCCGCCCACCTTCATGCCCTGCACGCCTTCGTCCCAACCCTGGATGACCTGGCCGGCGCCCAGCCGGAAGCTGAACGGGTCGCGCCCGCGCGACGAATCGAACTGCGCGCCGTGCTGCAGGTCGGCGTTGGGCGCGTACAGCCAGCCCGTGTAATGGACCAC
Coding sequences:
- a CDS encoding penicillin acylase family protein, producing MGNAGGNARRWAKRIVIGLALLLALVFLTAWYFLRGSLPLLDGRRTVPGLHGAVSVTRDARGVPSIAGNHREDVAYATGFVHAQDRFFQMDLLRRVAAGELAELFGPKALPLDRANRLHRFRARAASAFLNLPAPERQLLERYTAGVNDGLNALGTRPFEYGLLRMQPRAWSAHDTLLAIFAMYLDLQGNATARELSRGWLRENTDAAQLAFLLPTASRWDAPLDAADIAVAKAPLPERAPAWWGQAAPADPALLALDDMMSSIGSNNWAVAGGRSQGGGAIVSDDMHLGIKLPNTWYRAQLQVPDGNGSTRRLVGVSLPGAPFIIVGSNGHVAWSFTNSYGDYQDLVAAQLDAAHPGQVRLDGQWEKITEHAETILVKDAPAETLKVRDTSLGPLMEAGGRTYAVHWIAHETALVNVNLRRLEGANTLDEALAIAATAGIPAQNFVAGDAAGNIGWTIAGPLPRRADAGDATVPLADGAASWRGWLTPPEYPRVINPPGGQLVTANSRQLAGPGAALIGDGGFDLGARTRQARDALAALGPRTDERAVYGVMLDDRALFMAGWRERALAVLDQAALAGQPKRAEAARLLRENWSGRASPDSAGYRLARGFMWSLYELLYGGANVRMQELAGGAGASAAERRWPEVVARLLDEQPAGWLPRQYASWRALQLAALDRTVAALEADGTALRDATWGARNRAAIAHPIAGAVPALRQWLSTPADALPGDNHMPRVAGRTYGQSERLTVSPGKEERGVFNMPGGQSGHPLSPFFLAGHADWVNGTPTPLLPGPVEHTLAFMP
- a CDS encoding GAF domain-containing protein: MLTPSLPDNEGARLAALHTLLLLDTPPEQRFNQIVEFAAREYRVPIALITLLDADRQWFKASVGMGGTCQTSRDISFCGHTILRSEIMVVPDAKADPRFHDNPLVDGPPHIRFYAGAPLILSSGYALGSLCIIDTRPRDPATLDLSMLAMLRHLVMRQLEPLAAAGDVEAALARRVYTGSAPDQSRDS
- a CDS encoding pyridoxamine 5'-phosphate oxidase family protein encodes the protein MDGTLPSPWHDGERALQRSVGLEQRMDEVGRKVVRPYMPDQHRDFFAQLPFVVAGSVDAAGDAWATLRAGAPGFLVSPEPRILRIALAAEADDPAQAGIRDGAAVGLLGIELHTRRRNRVNGTLRAVAGGFELDVAESFGNCPQYITVRDWVATPADPAPARELGGLGARERDLIGAAATLFVASYADTAAGRRVDVSHRGGAPGFVQVAADGTLTVPDYPGNRFFNTLGNLLLNGRAGLVFVDFARGDLLQLSGDAQVILDDAALPGAERLWRFTPRRIVWRGGALPLRWVTR
- a CDS encoding glutathione S-transferase; this encodes MKLHYHPISGHAHRVHNFLSILNLPHELVHVDLTRAEQKGAPFLALNPFGQIPVLQDGGHVIADSNAILVYLARRYAPQWLPATPLQEAAVQRWLSVAAGEVAFGMAAARIVQLFGRGDDMAPLVARAHRILALMEAQLEGRAWLALETPTIADISLYSYAARAPEGNVDLAPYPNVRAWLARVEALPGFAPFASTPVGLAA
- a CDS encoding PilZ domain-containing protein, with protein sequence MALPQPSRDDRQAERRIVRVRAAVTVAGSDVVYAVRTENASCEGLAIRMPHALPVRTKLDVHFAVFADHRQVAITASGVVVHTLLSGDSWLTGLSITAIPDDQRRFLAEYCAGRR
- a CDS encoding FKBP-type peptidyl-prolyl cis-trans isomerase; translated protein: MKKLISSCLLGLGLTLALAGCNRAEAPKPADATPVALQKIDTVPGTGKEALAGSTAVVHYTGWLYAPNADLQHGAQFDSSRGRDPFSFRLGAGQVIQGWDEGVQGMKVGGKRTLIVPAAMGYGASGAGPIPPNANLIFEVELLDVK